The proteins below are encoded in one region of Pseudonocardia sp. DSM 110487:
- a CDS encoding LacI family DNA-binding transcriptional regulator, with the protein MARAAGVSTAVVSYVLNDGPRPVSAEAKQRVLAAIKELGRAQHARRDRRAAHPAIRPGRGRR; encoded by the coding sequence GTGGCCCGCGCCGCGGGCGTCTCGACCGCGGTGGTCTCGTACGTGCTCAACGACGGGCCGCGTCCGGTGTCGGCAGAGGCGAAGCAGCGAGTCCTGGCCGCGATCAAGGAGCTCGGGCGGGCACAGCATGCCCGTCGAGATCGGCGGGCAGCTCATCCGGCCATCCGACCTGGTCGTGGCCGACGGTGA
- a CDS encoding carbohydrate ABC transporter permease, whose translation MTANLTAPVTPKSSPASAPPRPANSARVRKVVYSALLTALCLLVLVPFVWMISSSLKHDNQVFTVPTQWIPREFVWSNYADIWSQIPMLAYLRNSAFLAITISFLQVITGSFAAYGFAKLRFPGRDWLFVAYLATIAVPWQAYMIPQYLIMEKIGLVNTHLSIILLQAFGAFGVFLMRQYYQSIPDELIEAARIDGLSEYRIWWRIMLPLSRPAIASLGLLTFVSTWNDYMGPFIYLTSNELWTVQLGLRSFVGQYDAAYAMIMTGSVISVLPVVLVFLLGQRQFIQGIATSGLKG comes from the coding sequence ATGACGGCGAACCTCACGGCGCCCGTGACGCCGAAGTCGAGCCCGGCGAGTGCGCCGCCGCGACCCGCCAACTCGGCCCGCGTCCGGAAGGTCGTCTACTCCGCCCTGCTCACGGCCCTGTGCCTGCTCGTACTGGTGCCGTTCGTGTGGATGATCTCCTCGTCGCTCAAGCACGACAACCAGGTCTTCACGGTGCCGACGCAGTGGATCCCGCGGGAGTTCGTGTGGTCGAACTACGCGGACATCTGGAGCCAGATCCCGATGCTCGCCTACCTGCGCAACTCGGCGTTCCTCGCGATCACCATCTCGTTCCTGCAGGTGATCACCGGCAGTTTCGCGGCGTACGGCTTCGCGAAGCTGCGCTTCCCGGGCCGGGACTGGCTGTTCGTCGCCTACCTCGCGACGATCGCGGTGCCGTGGCAGGCCTACATGATCCCGCAGTACCTGATCATGGAGAAGATCGGCTTGGTGAACACCCACCTGTCGATCATCCTGTTGCAGGCGTTCGGCGCCTTCGGCGTGTTCCTGATGCGTCAGTACTACCAGTCGATCCCGGACGAGCTCATCGAGGCGGCGCGCATCGACGGGCTGAGCGAGTACCGCATCTGGTGGCGCATCATGCTGCCGCTGTCCCGCCCGGCCATCGCCAGCCTCGGGCTGCTCACGTTCGTCTCGACGTGGAACGACTACATGGGCCCGTTCATCTACCTCACGAGCAACGAGCTGTGGACCGTCCAGCTGGGGTTGCGCTCGTTCGTCGGGCAGTACGACGCGGCGTACGCCATGATCATGACCGGCTCGGTGATCTCGGTGCTCCCGGTCGTGCTCGTGTTCCTGCTCGGACAGCGGCAGTTCATCCAGGGCATCGCGACGAGCGGGCTCAAGGGGTGA